The genome window GTTATAGTGCTTGCCTCCCGCACTTTCCGGTCCGAGAACAGGAATATCGAGATTTTCCGCCAGCCACGTATACGAGGCTGTGCTTTGCTCATCCATCGCCTCTTCGATCCAGGCAAATCCAAGTTTTTCAAGTCCCCGGCCAAGTTCAAGTGCTTCTGTTCGGGAATACCAGTGGAAGGCATCAAGCATCAAATGGATGTCCGGACCCACGGCCTCGCGCACTGCGGCGCAGGCCTTGATATCCATCTTGACGTCAGGAGCCCACGAAACAGGGGGCATCCATGTGTGCAGCTTGATACCTTTATAACCGCGTTTCACCAGCGTTTCGGCGAATCGACCGTAATCCTCGGGCGTTGCCAACCCTCCCTCCAACTCATCACCGCACATGATCGACCCGTATGCGGGGACCTTGTCGCGATAGCTGCCGATGAGTTTGTGAACTGGAATTCCAAGCTTTCTGCCGGCCAGATCCCACAACGCACAATCGATAATGGCAAGTGTGCGATCGGTAAGCTGCGCCGCGCTCCCGCGTTGCCAGTGTGCAAGGTCCTGCCAGAGACGTTCACGATCGAAAGGATCCTGGCCGAGCAGTACCTTCTTCACAAACTTATCAATGACGTGTGGCCGCACGATCTCTACTGGCGAAAAGCAGTGCCCCTCACTCCCGTCGTCGGTGGCAATAGTCAGCAAAGCAAGCTCGACCTTGTGTGCAGGGCCTGGATGGGCGTGACCCGCGCTGTCGGCATGCCTATGAGTCGTATGTCCAAAGCGCCGCACACTGACATCAGTTATTTTCACATCTCGTCTCCCAATGCTCTGCCTCGCTCGGGTACCTGACCATCAAGGACAAAACTGCCTGGCCGACGCTCCAGATCACCGAATGCAGATTCTCTATCATGTTGTATGATGACTGACAACAACAAATCTTGTCGAACTTTCATCCAAACTCGGTGCGTCAGATATCAGCAATTCCGGGGCTCCTCCAATGAATTCCTTCGGCAAAGAACTGAATTTCTTAGATCCTGGCTTGCGGCTGCATGTGAACAGGATCGCATCATGATCGGGTTGTATGATAATGCCCCTAAATATCGTTGGAAGCGAACCGGGTTACCGGGTGCGCTCTGGTTAATCCATTGACGCTCAAAAAATGGGATACTGATTCGGTATCAACCTCCATCTGCGCAGGTGGTCTCGACGTAGACGTTGGGATATGGCCAGAGAAATAGGCCGCGGACTGCGTATTCATCATGGGTCCGCAGATGTTGAAGCGACATTTCCCACGCGAGCATATGCCAGTTGCCTGCTTGTGATGATTTCAAATCGACAGTATGTTGTCACCGACAACACACTCGGAGTGAGCCATGAGCGCTGTAGAGGAATTTCGTAAGTTCAATCGCTTTTTCACAAAGGAAATCGG of Phyllobacterium zundukense contains these proteins:
- a CDS encoding mandelate racemase family protein, translating into MKITDVSVRRFGHTTHRHADSAGHAHPGPAHKVELALLTIATDDGSEGHCFSPVEIVRPHVIDKFVKKVLLGQDPFDRERLWQDLAHWQRGSAAQLTDRTLAIIDCALWDLAGRKLGIPVHKLIGSYRDKVPAYGSIMCGDELEGGLATPEDYGRFAETLVKRGYKGIKLHTWMPPVSWAPDVKMDIKACAAVREAVGPDIHLMLDAFHWYSRTEALELGRGLEKLGFAWIEEAMDEQSTASYTWLAENLDIPVLGPESAGGKHYNRAEWITSKACDILRTGVHDVGGISPALKTMHLAESFGMNCEVHGNGAPNLIITAVSKNVRWYERGLLHPFLEYDDGFEYLNTLADPMDENGFVHLSDKPGLGEDINFDFINDNLVD